In Haemorhous mexicanus isolate bHaeMex1 chromosome 6, bHaeMex1.pri, whole genome shotgun sequence, a single window of DNA contains:
- the RPS6KB2 gene encoding ribosomal protein S6 kinase beta-2 isoform X3: protein MAGVFDIDLETEEGSDGDEPELGAEMELEPRGNGLEPVGHYEEIEISESSVNNGPEHIGPHCFELLRVLGKGGYGKVFQVRKVQGTNTGKIFAMKVLKKAKIACNAKDTAHTRAERNILEAVKHPFIVDLIYAFQTGGKLYLILECLSGGELFMQLEREGIFLEDTACFYLSEITLALGHLHSHGIIYRDLKPENIMLNSQGHIKLTDFGLCKESIHDGAVTHTFCGTIEYMAPEILVRSGHNRAVDWWSLGALMYDMLTGSPPFTAENRKKTIDKILKGKLVLPPYLTPDARDLLKKFLKRNPSQRVGGGPGDAADVQKQPFFRHINWEDLLARRLDPPFKPCLQSEEDVSQFDTRFTRQTPVDSPDDAAISESANQAFLGFTYVAPSVLESIKEGFSFQPKVRSPRRLNSSPRTPVSPVKFSPFEAFKPVAPGDPMELGPTQGPPPEGTAPLPIKPSGGAKKQKGGRGRMPR from the exons ATGGCGGGGGTGTTCGACATCGACCTGGAGACCGAGGAGGGCAGCGACGGGGACGAGCCCGAGCTGGGCGCC gagatggagctggagcCCCGGGGAAACGGCCTGGA GCCCGTGGGACACTATGAAGAGATCGAGATTTCCGAGAGCAGCGTCAACAATGGCCCCGAGCACATCGGCCCCCACTGCTTCGAGCTGCTCCGCGTTCTGGGCAAGGGTGGCTACGGCAAG GTGTTCCAGGTGCGAAAAGTGCAGGGCACCAACACAGGCAAGATCTTCGCCATGAAAGTCCTGAAGAAG GCCAAGATCGCCTGCAACGCCAAGGACACGGCGCACACCCGGGCAGAGAGGAACATCCTGGAGGCCGTCAAGCACCCCTTCATCGTCGACCTCATCTACGCCTTCCAGACGGGCGGCAAGCTCTACCTCATCCTGGAGTGCCTCAGCG GTGGAGAGCTCTTCATGCAGCTGGAGCGGGAAGGGATCTTCCTGGAGGACACTGCCTG TTTCTACCTGAGCGAGATCACTCTGGCACTGGGTCACCTACATTCCCACGGGATCATCTACCGGGATCTTAAGCCGGAGAATATCATGCTCAACAGCCAAG GTCACATCAAGCTGACGGACTTTGGGCTGTGCAAGGAGTCCATCCATGACGGAGCCGTTACCCACACCTTCTGTGGCACCATCGAGTACAT GGCCCCCGAGATCCTGGTGAGGAGCGGGCACAACCGAGCGGTGGACTGGTGGAGCCTGGGCGCCTTGATGTACGACATGCTCACCGGATCG CCGCCGTTCACCGCCGAGAACCGCAAGAAGACAATCGACAAGATCCTCAAGGGGAAGCTGGTGCTGCCGCCCTACCTGACACCCGACGCTCGTGACCTCCTCAAGAAG TTCCTCAAGCGGAACCCCAGCCAGAGGGTTGGGGGCGGCCCCGGTGACGCGGCCGATGTGCAG aaacaGCCTTTCTTCCGCCACATCAACTGGGAGGACCTGCTGGCGCGCAGGCTGGACCCCCCCTTCAAACCCTGCCTG CAGTCAGAGGAGGACGTGAGCCAGTTCGACACCCGCTTCACCCGCCAGACCCCTGTAGACAGCCCCGACGACGCTGCCATCAGCGAGAGCGCCAACCAGGCCTTCCTG ggCTTCACCTACGTGGCCCCCTCCGTGCTGGAGAGCATCAAGGAGGGGttctccttccagcccaaggtgcgctccccccgccgcctCAACAGCAGCCCCCGCACCCCCGTCAG ccctgtgaaGTTCTCCCCCTTCGAGGCGTTCAAGCCGGTGGCCCCAGGCGACCCCATGGAGCTGGGCCCCACCCAGGGCCCCCCGCCCGAGGGCACGGCCCCCCTGCCCATCAAACCCTCAGGGGGGGCCAAGAAGCAGAAGGGGGGCCGGGGGCGGATGCCCAGGTag
- the RPS6KB2 gene encoding ribosomal protein S6 kinase beta-2 isoform X2 has protein sequence MCPLPAVGPLSAVSSLLAICPLPAMRPPPAAPPCPPLTESSLPQEMELEPRGNGLEPVGHYEEIEISESSVNNGPEHIGPHCFELLRVLGKGGYGKVFQVRKVQGTNTGKIFAMKVLKKAKIACNAKDTAHTRAERNILEAVKHPFIVDLIYAFQTGGKLYLILECLSGGELFMQLEREGIFLEDTACFYLSEITLALGHLHSHGIIYRDLKPENIMLNSQGHIKLTDFGLCKESIHDGAVTHTFCGTIEYMAPEILVRSGHNRAVDWWSLGALMYDMLTGSPPFTAENRKKTIDKILKGKLVLPPYLTPDARDLLKKFLKRNPSQRVGGGPGDAADVQKQPFFRHINWEDLLARRLDPPFKPCLSEEDVSQFDTRFTRQTPVDSPDDAAISESANQAFLGFTYVAPSVLESIKEGFSFQPKVRSPRRLNSSPRTPVSPVKFSPFEAFKPVAPGDPMELGPTQGPPPEGTAPLPIKPSGGAKKQKGGRGRMPR, from the exons atgtgtcccctccctgccgtGGGTCCTCTCTCTGCCGTGTCTTCCCTCCTTGCCAtatgtcccctccctgccatgCGTCCCCCGCCCGCTGCTCCCCCTTGCCCACCGCTGACCGAGAGTTCCCTCCCGCaggagatggagctggagcCCCGGGGAAACGGCCTGGA GCCCGTGGGACACTATGAAGAGATCGAGATTTCCGAGAGCAGCGTCAACAATGGCCCCGAGCACATCGGCCCCCACTGCTTCGAGCTGCTCCGCGTTCTGGGCAAGGGTGGCTACGGCAAG GTGTTCCAGGTGCGAAAAGTGCAGGGCACCAACACAGGCAAGATCTTCGCCATGAAAGTCCTGAAGAAG GCCAAGATCGCCTGCAACGCCAAGGACACGGCGCACACCCGGGCAGAGAGGAACATCCTGGAGGCCGTCAAGCACCCCTTCATCGTCGACCTCATCTACGCCTTCCAGACGGGCGGCAAGCTCTACCTCATCCTGGAGTGCCTCAGCG GTGGAGAGCTCTTCATGCAGCTGGAGCGGGAAGGGATCTTCCTGGAGGACACTGCCTG TTTCTACCTGAGCGAGATCACTCTGGCACTGGGTCACCTACATTCCCACGGGATCATCTACCGGGATCTTAAGCCGGAGAATATCATGCTCAACAGCCAAG GTCACATCAAGCTGACGGACTTTGGGCTGTGCAAGGAGTCCATCCATGACGGAGCCGTTACCCACACCTTCTGTGGCACCATCGAGTACAT GGCCCCCGAGATCCTGGTGAGGAGCGGGCACAACCGAGCGGTGGACTGGTGGAGCCTGGGCGCCTTGATGTACGACATGCTCACCGGATCG CCGCCGTTCACCGCCGAGAACCGCAAGAAGACAATCGACAAGATCCTCAAGGGGAAGCTGGTGCTGCCGCCCTACCTGACACCCGACGCTCGTGACCTCCTCAAGAAG TTCCTCAAGCGGAACCCCAGCCAGAGGGTTGGGGGCGGCCCCGGTGACGCGGCCGATGTGCAG aaacaGCCTTTCTTCCGCCACATCAACTGGGAGGACCTGCTGGCGCGCAGGCTGGACCCCCCCTTCAAACCCTGCCTG TCAGAGGAGGACGTGAGCCAGTTCGACACCCGCTTCACCCGCCAGACCCCTGTAGACAGCCCCGACGACGCTGCCATCAGCGAGAGCGCCAACCAGGCCTTCCTG ggCTTCACCTACGTGGCCCCCTCCGTGCTGGAGAGCATCAAGGAGGGGttctccttccagcccaaggtgcgctccccccgccgcctCAACAGCAGCCCCCGCACCCCCGTCAG ccctgtgaaGTTCTCCCCCTTCGAGGCGTTCAAGCCGGTGGCCCCAGGCGACCCCATGGAGCTGGGCCCCACCCAGGGCCCCCCGCCCGAGGGCACGGCCCCCCTGCCCATCAAACCCTCAGGGGGGGCCAAGAAGCAGAAGGGGGGCCGGGGGCGGATGCCCAGGTag
- the RPS6KB2 gene encoding ribosomal protein S6 kinase beta-2 isoform X5 gives MCPLPAVGPLSAVSSLLAICPLPAMRPPPAAPPCPPLTESSLPQEMELEPRGNGLEPVGHYEEIEISESSVNNGPEHIGPHCFELLRVLGKGGYGKVFQVRKVQGTNTGKIFAMKVLKKAKIACNAKDTAHTRAERNILEAVKHPFIVDLIYAFQTGGKLYLILECLSGGELFMQLEREGIFLEDTACFYLSEITLALGHLHSHGIIYRDLKPENIMLNSQGHIKLTDFGLCKESIHDGAVTHTFCGTIEYMAPEILVRSGHNRAVDWWSLGALMYDMLTGSPPFTAENRKKTIDKILKGKLVLPPYLTPDARDLLKKFLKRNPSQRVGGGPGDAADVQKQPFFRHINWEDLLARRLDPPFKPCLSEEDVSQFDTRFTRQTPVDSPDDAAISESANQAFLPKVRSPRRLNSSPRTPVSPVKFSPFEAFKPVAPGDPMELGPTQGPPPEGTAPLPIKPSGGAKKQKGGRGRMPR, from the exons atgtgtcccctccctgccgtGGGTCCTCTCTCTGCCGTGTCTTCCCTCCTTGCCAtatgtcccctccctgccatgCGTCCCCCGCCCGCTGCTCCCCCTTGCCCACCGCTGACCGAGAGTTCCCTCCCGCaggagatggagctggagcCCCGGGGAAACGGCCTGGA GCCCGTGGGACACTATGAAGAGATCGAGATTTCCGAGAGCAGCGTCAACAATGGCCCCGAGCACATCGGCCCCCACTGCTTCGAGCTGCTCCGCGTTCTGGGCAAGGGTGGCTACGGCAAG GTGTTCCAGGTGCGAAAAGTGCAGGGCACCAACACAGGCAAGATCTTCGCCATGAAAGTCCTGAAGAAG GCCAAGATCGCCTGCAACGCCAAGGACACGGCGCACACCCGGGCAGAGAGGAACATCCTGGAGGCCGTCAAGCACCCCTTCATCGTCGACCTCATCTACGCCTTCCAGACGGGCGGCAAGCTCTACCTCATCCTGGAGTGCCTCAGCG GTGGAGAGCTCTTCATGCAGCTGGAGCGGGAAGGGATCTTCCTGGAGGACACTGCCTG TTTCTACCTGAGCGAGATCACTCTGGCACTGGGTCACCTACATTCCCACGGGATCATCTACCGGGATCTTAAGCCGGAGAATATCATGCTCAACAGCCAAG GTCACATCAAGCTGACGGACTTTGGGCTGTGCAAGGAGTCCATCCATGACGGAGCCGTTACCCACACCTTCTGTGGCACCATCGAGTACAT GGCCCCCGAGATCCTGGTGAGGAGCGGGCACAACCGAGCGGTGGACTGGTGGAGCCTGGGCGCCTTGATGTACGACATGCTCACCGGATCG CCGCCGTTCACCGCCGAGAACCGCAAGAAGACAATCGACAAGATCCTCAAGGGGAAGCTGGTGCTGCCGCCCTACCTGACACCCGACGCTCGTGACCTCCTCAAGAAG TTCCTCAAGCGGAACCCCAGCCAGAGGGTTGGGGGCGGCCCCGGTGACGCGGCCGATGTGCAG aaacaGCCTTTCTTCCGCCACATCAACTGGGAGGACCTGCTGGCGCGCAGGCTGGACCCCCCCTTCAAACCCTGCCTG TCAGAGGAGGACGTGAGCCAGTTCGACACCCGCTTCACCCGCCAGACCCCTGTAGACAGCCCCGACGACGCTGCCATCAGCGAGAGCGCCAACCAGGCCTTCCTG cccaaggtgcgctccccccgccgcctCAACAGCAGCCCCCGCACCCCCGTCAG ccctgtgaaGTTCTCCCCCTTCGAGGCGTTCAAGCCGGTGGCCCCAGGCGACCCCATGGAGCTGGGCCCCACCCAGGGCCCCCCGCCCGAGGGCACGGCCCCCCTGCCCATCAAACCCTCAGGGGGGGCCAAGAAGCAGAAGGGGGGCCGGGGGCGGATGCCCAGGTag
- the RPS6KB2 gene encoding ribosomal protein S6 kinase beta-2 isoform X6 has protein sequence MCPLPAEMELEPRGNGLEPVGHYEEIEISESSVNNGPEHIGPHCFELLRVLGKGGYGKVFQVRKVQGTNTGKIFAMKVLKKAKIACNAKDTAHTRAERNILEAVKHPFIVDLIYAFQTGGKLYLILECLSGGELFMQLEREGIFLEDTACFYLSEITLALGHLHSHGIIYRDLKPENIMLNSQGHIKLTDFGLCKESIHDGAVTHTFCGTIEYMAPEILVRSGHNRAVDWWSLGALMYDMLTGSPPFTAENRKKTIDKILKGKLVLPPYLTPDARDLLKKFLKRNPSQRVGGGPGDAADVQKQPFFRHINWEDLLARRLDPPFKPCLQSEEDVSQFDTRFTRQTPVDSPDDAAISESANQAFLGFTYVAPSVLESIKEGFSFQPKVRSPRRLNSSPRTPVSPVKFSPFEAFKPVAPGDPMELGPTQGPPPEGTAPLPIKPSGGAKKQKGGRGRMPR, from the exons atgtgtcccctccctgcc gagatggagctggagcCCCGGGGAAACGGCCTGGA GCCCGTGGGACACTATGAAGAGATCGAGATTTCCGAGAGCAGCGTCAACAATGGCCCCGAGCACATCGGCCCCCACTGCTTCGAGCTGCTCCGCGTTCTGGGCAAGGGTGGCTACGGCAAG GTGTTCCAGGTGCGAAAAGTGCAGGGCACCAACACAGGCAAGATCTTCGCCATGAAAGTCCTGAAGAAG GCCAAGATCGCCTGCAACGCCAAGGACACGGCGCACACCCGGGCAGAGAGGAACATCCTGGAGGCCGTCAAGCACCCCTTCATCGTCGACCTCATCTACGCCTTCCAGACGGGCGGCAAGCTCTACCTCATCCTGGAGTGCCTCAGCG GTGGAGAGCTCTTCATGCAGCTGGAGCGGGAAGGGATCTTCCTGGAGGACACTGCCTG TTTCTACCTGAGCGAGATCACTCTGGCACTGGGTCACCTACATTCCCACGGGATCATCTACCGGGATCTTAAGCCGGAGAATATCATGCTCAACAGCCAAG GTCACATCAAGCTGACGGACTTTGGGCTGTGCAAGGAGTCCATCCATGACGGAGCCGTTACCCACACCTTCTGTGGCACCATCGAGTACAT GGCCCCCGAGATCCTGGTGAGGAGCGGGCACAACCGAGCGGTGGACTGGTGGAGCCTGGGCGCCTTGATGTACGACATGCTCACCGGATCG CCGCCGTTCACCGCCGAGAACCGCAAGAAGACAATCGACAAGATCCTCAAGGGGAAGCTGGTGCTGCCGCCCTACCTGACACCCGACGCTCGTGACCTCCTCAAGAAG TTCCTCAAGCGGAACCCCAGCCAGAGGGTTGGGGGCGGCCCCGGTGACGCGGCCGATGTGCAG aaacaGCCTTTCTTCCGCCACATCAACTGGGAGGACCTGCTGGCGCGCAGGCTGGACCCCCCCTTCAAACCCTGCCTG CAGTCAGAGGAGGACGTGAGCCAGTTCGACACCCGCTTCACCCGCCAGACCCCTGTAGACAGCCCCGACGACGCTGCCATCAGCGAGAGCGCCAACCAGGCCTTCCTG ggCTTCACCTACGTGGCCCCCTCCGTGCTGGAGAGCATCAAGGAGGGGttctccttccagcccaaggtgcgctccccccgccgcctCAACAGCAGCCCCCGCACCCCCGTCAG ccctgtgaaGTTCTCCCCCTTCGAGGCGTTCAAGCCGGTGGCCCCAGGCGACCCCATGGAGCTGGGCCCCACCCAGGGCCCCCCGCCCGAGGGCACGGCCCCCCTGCCCATCAAACCCTCAGGGGGGGCCAAGAAGCAGAAGGGGGGCCGGGGGCGGATGCCCAGGTag
- the RPS6KB2 gene encoding ribosomal protein S6 kinase beta-2 isoform X4, whose translation MCPLPAVGPLSAVSSLLAICPLPAMRPPPAAPPCPPLTESSLPQEMELEPRGNGLEPVGHYEEIEISESSVNNGPEHIGPHCFELLRVLGKGGYGKVFQVRKVQGTNTGKIFAMKVLKKAKIACNAKDTAHTRAERNILEAVKHPFIVDLIYAFQTGGKLYLILECLSGGELFMQLEREGIFLEDTACFYLSEITLALGHLHSHGIIYRDLKPENIMLNSQGHIKLTDFGLCKESIHDGAVTHTFCGTIEYMAPEILVRSGHNRAVDWWSLGALMYDMLTGSPPFTAENRKKTIDKILKGKLVLPPYLTPDARDLLKKFLKRNPSQRVGGGPGDAADVQKQPFFRHINWEDLLARRLDPPFKPCLQSEEDVSQFDTRFTRQTPVDSPDDAAISESANQAFLPKVRSPRRLNSSPRTPVSPVKFSPFEAFKPVAPGDPMELGPTQGPPPEGTAPLPIKPSGGAKKQKGGRGRMPR comes from the exons atgtgtcccctccctgccgtGGGTCCTCTCTCTGCCGTGTCTTCCCTCCTTGCCAtatgtcccctccctgccatgCGTCCCCCGCCCGCTGCTCCCCCTTGCCCACCGCTGACCGAGAGTTCCCTCCCGCaggagatggagctggagcCCCGGGGAAACGGCCTGGA GCCCGTGGGACACTATGAAGAGATCGAGATTTCCGAGAGCAGCGTCAACAATGGCCCCGAGCACATCGGCCCCCACTGCTTCGAGCTGCTCCGCGTTCTGGGCAAGGGTGGCTACGGCAAG GTGTTCCAGGTGCGAAAAGTGCAGGGCACCAACACAGGCAAGATCTTCGCCATGAAAGTCCTGAAGAAG GCCAAGATCGCCTGCAACGCCAAGGACACGGCGCACACCCGGGCAGAGAGGAACATCCTGGAGGCCGTCAAGCACCCCTTCATCGTCGACCTCATCTACGCCTTCCAGACGGGCGGCAAGCTCTACCTCATCCTGGAGTGCCTCAGCG GTGGAGAGCTCTTCATGCAGCTGGAGCGGGAAGGGATCTTCCTGGAGGACACTGCCTG TTTCTACCTGAGCGAGATCACTCTGGCACTGGGTCACCTACATTCCCACGGGATCATCTACCGGGATCTTAAGCCGGAGAATATCATGCTCAACAGCCAAG GTCACATCAAGCTGACGGACTTTGGGCTGTGCAAGGAGTCCATCCATGACGGAGCCGTTACCCACACCTTCTGTGGCACCATCGAGTACAT GGCCCCCGAGATCCTGGTGAGGAGCGGGCACAACCGAGCGGTGGACTGGTGGAGCCTGGGCGCCTTGATGTACGACATGCTCACCGGATCG CCGCCGTTCACCGCCGAGAACCGCAAGAAGACAATCGACAAGATCCTCAAGGGGAAGCTGGTGCTGCCGCCCTACCTGACACCCGACGCTCGTGACCTCCTCAAGAAG TTCCTCAAGCGGAACCCCAGCCAGAGGGTTGGGGGCGGCCCCGGTGACGCGGCCGATGTGCAG aaacaGCCTTTCTTCCGCCACATCAACTGGGAGGACCTGCTGGCGCGCAGGCTGGACCCCCCCTTCAAACCCTGCCTG CAGTCAGAGGAGGACGTGAGCCAGTTCGACACCCGCTTCACCCGCCAGACCCCTGTAGACAGCCCCGACGACGCTGCCATCAGCGAGAGCGCCAACCAGGCCTTCCTG cccaaggtgcgctccccccgccgcctCAACAGCAGCCCCCGCACCCCCGTCAG ccctgtgaaGTTCTCCCCCTTCGAGGCGTTCAAGCCGGTGGCCCCAGGCGACCCCATGGAGCTGGGCCCCACCCAGGGCCCCCCGCCCGAGGGCACGGCCCCCCTGCCCATCAAACCCTCAGGGGGGGCCAAGAAGCAGAAGGGGGGCCGGGGGCGGATGCCCAGGTag
- the RPS6KB2 gene encoding ribosomal protein S6 kinase beta-2 isoform X1, with protein MCPLPAVGPLSAVSSLLAICPLPAMRPPPAAPPCPPLTESSLPQEMELEPRGNGLEPVGHYEEIEISESSVNNGPEHIGPHCFELLRVLGKGGYGKVFQVRKVQGTNTGKIFAMKVLKKAKIACNAKDTAHTRAERNILEAVKHPFIVDLIYAFQTGGKLYLILECLSGGELFMQLEREGIFLEDTACFYLSEITLALGHLHSHGIIYRDLKPENIMLNSQGHIKLTDFGLCKESIHDGAVTHTFCGTIEYMAPEILVRSGHNRAVDWWSLGALMYDMLTGSPPFTAENRKKTIDKILKGKLVLPPYLTPDARDLLKKFLKRNPSQRVGGGPGDAADVQKQPFFRHINWEDLLARRLDPPFKPCLQSEEDVSQFDTRFTRQTPVDSPDDAAISESANQAFLGFTYVAPSVLESIKEGFSFQPKVRSPRRLNSSPRTPVSPVKFSPFEAFKPVAPGDPMELGPTQGPPPEGTAPLPIKPSGGAKKQKGGRGRMPR; from the exons atgtgtcccctccctgccgtGGGTCCTCTCTCTGCCGTGTCTTCCCTCCTTGCCAtatgtcccctccctgccatgCGTCCCCCGCCCGCTGCTCCCCCTTGCCCACCGCTGACCGAGAGTTCCCTCCCGCaggagatggagctggagcCCCGGGGAAACGGCCTGGA GCCCGTGGGACACTATGAAGAGATCGAGATTTCCGAGAGCAGCGTCAACAATGGCCCCGAGCACATCGGCCCCCACTGCTTCGAGCTGCTCCGCGTTCTGGGCAAGGGTGGCTACGGCAAG GTGTTCCAGGTGCGAAAAGTGCAGGGCACCAACACAGGCAAGATCTTCGCCATGAAAGTCCTGAAGAAG GCCAAGATCGCCTGCAACGCCAAGGACACGGCGCACACCCGGGCAGAGAGGAACATCCTGGAGGCCGTCAAGCACCCCTTCATCGTCGACCTCATCTACGCCTTCCAGACGGGCGGCAAGCTCTACCTCATCCTGGAGTGCCTCAGCG GTGGAGAGCTCTTCATGCAGCTGGAGCGGGAAGGGATCTTCCTGGAGGACACTGCCTG TTTCTACCTGAGCGAGATCACTCTGGCACTGGGTCACCTACATTCCCACGGGATCATCTACCGGGATCTTAAGCCGGAGAATATCATGCTCAACAGCCAAG GTCACATCAAGCTGACGGACTTTGGGCTGTGCAAGGAGTCCATCCATGACGGAGCCGTTACCCACACCTTCTGTGGCACCATCGAGTACAT GGCCCCCGAGATCCTGGTGAGGAGCGGGCACAACCGAGCGGTGGACTGGTGGAGCCTGGGCGCCTTGATGTACGACATGCTCACCGGATCG CCGCCGTTCACCGCCGAGAACCGCAAGAAGACAATCGACAAGATCCTCAAGGGGAAGCTGGTGCTGCCGCCCTACCTGACACCCGACGCTCGTGACCTCCTCAAGAAG TTCCTCAAGCGGAACCCCAGCCAGAGGGTTGGGGGCGGCCCCGGTGACGCGGCCGATGTGCAG aaacaGCCTTTCTTCCGCCACATCAACTGGGAGGACCTGCTGGCGCGCAGGCTGGACCCCCCCTTCAAACCCTGCCTG CAGTCAGAGGAGGACGTGAGCCAGTTCGACACCCGCTTCACCCGCCAGACCCCTGTAGACAGCCCCGACGACGCTGCCATCAGCGAGAGCGCCAACCAGGCCTTCCTG ggCTTCACCTACGTGGCCCCCTCCGTGCTGGAGAGCATCAAGGAGGGGttctccttccagcccaaggtgcgctccccccgccgcctCAACAGCAGCCCCCGCACCCCCGTCAG ccctgtgaaGTTCTCCCCCTTCGAGGCGTTCAAGCCGGTGGCCCCAGGCGACCCCATGGAGCTGGGCCCCACCCAGGGCCCCCCGCCCGAGGGCACGGCCCCCCTGCCCATCAAACCCTCAGGGGGGGCCAAGAAGCAGAAGGGGGGCCGGGGGCGGATGCCCAGGTag
- the RPS6KB2 gene encoding ribosomal protein S6 kinase beta-2 isoform X7 — translation MELEPRGNGLEPVGHYEEIEISESSVNNGPEHIGPHCFELLRVLGKGGYGKVFQVRKVQGTNTGKIFAMKVLKKAKIACNAKDTAHTRAERNILEAVKHPFIVDLIYAFQTGGKLYLILECLSGGELFMQLEREGIFLEDTACFYLSEITLALGHLHSHGIIYRDLKPENIMLNSQGHIKLTDFGLCKESIHDGAVTHTFCGTIEYMAPEILVRSGHNRAVDWWSLGALMYDMLTGSPPFTAENRKKTIDKILKGKLVLPPYLTPDARDLLKKFLKRNPSQRVGGGPGDAADVQKQPFFRHINWEDLLARRLDPPFKPCLQSEEDVSQFDTRFTRQTPVDSPDDAAISESANQAFLGFTYVAPSVLESIKEGFSFQPKVRSPRRLNSSPRTPVSPVKFSPFEAFKPVAPGDPMELGPTQGPPPEGTAPLPIKPSGGAKKQKGGRGRMPR, via the exons atggagctggagcCCCGGGGAAACGGCCTGGA GCCCGTGGGACACTATGAAGAGATCGAGATTTCCGAGAGCAGCGTCAACAATGGCCCCGAGCACATCGGCCCCCACTGCTTCGAGCTGCTCCGCGTTCTGGGCAAGGGTGGCTACGGCAAG GTGTTCCAGGTGCGAAAAGTGCAGGGCACCAACACAGGCAAGATCTTCGCCATGAAAGTCCTGAAGAAG GCCAAGATCGCCTGCAACGCCAAGGACACGGCGCACACCCGGGCAGAGAGGAACATCCTGGAGGCCGTCAAGCACCCCTTCATCGTCGACCTCATCTACGCCTTCCAGACGGGCGGCAAGCTCTACCTCATCCTGGAGTGCCTCAGCG GTGGAGAGCTCTTCATGCAGCTGGAGCGGGAAGGGATCTTCCTGGAGGACACTGCCTG TTTCTACCTGAGCGAGATCACTCTGGCACTGGGTCACCTACATTCCCACGGGATCATCTACCGGGATCTTAAGCCGGAGAATATCATGCTCAACAGCCAAG GTCACATCAAGCTGACGGACTTTGGGCTGTGCAAGGAGTCCATCCATGACGGAGCCGTTACCCACACCTTCTGTGGCACCATCGAGTACAT GGCCCCCGAGATCCTGGTGAGGAGCGGGCACAACCGAGCGGTGGACTGGTGGAGCCTGGGCGCCTTGATGTACGACATGCTCACCGGATCG CCGCCGTTCACCGCCGAGAACCGCAAGAAGACAATCGACAAGATCCTCAAGGGGAAGCTGGTGCTGCCGCCCTACCTGACACCCGACGCTCGTGACCTCCTCAAGAAG TTCCTCAAGCGGAACCCCAGCCAGAGGGTTGGGGGCGGCCCCGGTGACGCGGCCGATGTGCAG aaacaGCCTTTCTTCCGCCACATCAACTGGGAGGACCTGCTGGCGCGCAGGCTGGACCCCCCCTTCAAACCCTGCCTG CAGTCAGAGGAGGACGTGAGCCAGTTCGACACCCGCTTCACCCGCCAGACCCCTGTAGACAGCCCCGACGACGCTGCCATCAGCGAGAGCGCCAACCAGGCCTTCCTG ggCTTCACCTACGTGGCCCCCTCCGTGCTGGAGAGCATCAAGGAGGGGttctccttccagcccaaggtgcgctccccccgccgcctCAACAGCAGCCCCCGCACCCCCGTCAG ccctgtgaaGTTCTCCCCCTTCGAGGCGTTCAAGCCGGTGGCCCCAGGCGACCCCATGGAGCTGGGCCCCACCCAGGGCCCCCCGCCCGAGGGCACGGCCCCCCTGCCCATCAAACCCTCAGGGGGGGCCAAGAAGCAGAAGGGGGGCCGGGGGCGGATGCCCAGGTag
- the PTPRCAP gene encoding protein tyrosine phosphatase receptor type C-associated protein — MAAPRWHPLLLALAGPAAAGDPAVARNDRAVAALLGLLLCLALGLALAWHHLCRLSAGRYYPRPLGRRALQLLRGQWHRLRSPREPAAGPGDGHGEVAVRDEEEELMPWSLERRPQQEEEDEQEEDERAEDEKEEDEEEAEAAPEGGESPLSEGQAAGGSAEALLSDLHAFSGTAAWGDARPHVTAL, encoded by the exons ATG GCTGCCCCGCGATGGCACCCGCTGCTGCTGGCGctggcggggccggcggccgccgGGGACCCCGCGGTGGCCCGCAATGACCGGGCGGTGGCCgcgctgctggggctgctgctgtgcctggcgCTGGGGCTGGCGCTGGCCTGGCACCACCTGTGCCGCCTCTCGGCCGGCCGGTACTACCCCCGGCCCCTGGGCCGCCGGGCGCTGCAGCTGCTGCGGGGGCAATGGCACCGGCTGCGCTCACCGCGGGAGCCCGCCGCGGGCCCCGGGGACGGGCACGGGGAGGTGGCCGTGCGGGACGAGGAGGAAGAGCTGATGCCCTGGAGCCTGGAGCGGCGGccgcagcaggaggaggaggatgagcaggaggaggatgagcGGGCGGAGGATgagaaggaggaggatgaggaggaggccGAGGCAGCGCCAGAGGGCGGGGAGAGCCCCCTGAGTGAGGGGCAGGCGGCGGGGGGCAGCGCCGAGGCTCTGCTCAGTGACCTGCACGCCTTCTCGGGGACAGCGGCCTGGGGGGACGCGCGGCCACACGTCACCGCCTTGTGA